The Gopherus evgoodei ecotype Sinaloan lineage chromosome 4, rGopEvg1_v1.p, whole genome shotgun sequence nucleotide sequence gttaaacaaggtctgAGGTTTGGTACACAGGAATGTCCGGTCACTTAGTGATATGGTgcaaacaccattaaaaatcctttaaaacctTTAATAAAGGATATAGGAAAGaagaacaaaatattaaatagggCTTTCAATTAATATCCTTTATTCCCTTTCAGTGAGGAGTTTCAGAAGGACCATCCCTCTGTTTGAcagttttaaaatgataaataactgtccttttgggagAAAGGAGAAGTTAGTTCAGATGGTCTGGTGGTGGTGAAGGTCAATCCTGTTTCATCCCAGGTGGTATTTGGGATTTAGCTGGAGCCAGTAGAGTTGGTGATTTCATCTGGGTCCCCCTCTCAGGATCACGATGATGAAGGCCAGAGACCCAAGAGATCATGGGGGGTGGCAGCCAGGATGGTGACGCTCCCTCCCATAGCCagtttttctcccctccccaaagTCTCTTTTCATTATGGACCCCAAACGGGAGTGGTGTGTGTTATAGCTCATCCCCTCATGATTTGGTCCACCAATTAGACCTAGTTTCTGACACACCAGCTTTGATTTACAGATGATATTTGGTACTACACTTTTCTTGTCTACCAGGCACAATCTTAATAGTCCTTGGGTTATAGCAATAGggctttttgtttggactaattcagtctgccGACCTCCCTTTCTTACCTTTTCTCATCAATATTTGTTGTGATATCTTATGATCATAAGATATGCATCTAATTTTcagtccatgcatctgaagtgggtttttcacccccaaaaagcttatgcccaaataaagctgttagtctttaaggtgtcaccagactcctcattgtttttgtggatagagactaacatggctacctcctgatactgaGTTACATTAATACTTTTGGCCCATTtagtccatctaaattaatacagtgCCCAACACAGTTTCCCCAGTCACTTCAGATGGGGTTTTAGGAGCTGTAGAAATGTGTACTGTTAAATGTCACAGCTGGTAATGGCAGGAGGCACCAAGCTAAGTACAGACATGCATGATTCAGTTTCACTGAAGCAGCTGGCCACAGGAAAAGATTTAACAGTACAGGGGAAAAGATATTTTCAGTAGCTAGCCAACAATTGCAGAACTCCGTCCTGGAACACGAGACTGAATGCACATCTTGCTTCCTTCTGAGAAAATGCATGGCTCACCCATTTGATTTAGTCTCTCTCATACATGGAAAAGTTGTGGAGAGGAATTTAAGAAGGTAAATGCATTGAGACTTTCTTATACTAGATTCATCACGGAAAGCATATGCTACCACAGGATAGCAACTGCCCTCTTAAACTATTTTCTAACTTGGGAAGCAGAAGTTCATTGCTCAGAATGGGAAAACGATAATAAACAGTCTTCCATTGTAAAAAATTTTCAACCTCCCACTGATTAACCATCCCCAGCATTTTATAGTTTTAGCACCTAGTCAAACACTTGAGGGTGAAGGATTCTGATGGCATCTGGAAATAGCAAGGAATTAAGCATTCCTTAAAGGATTATGCCATGTCTGGCTGTTTCTGGGATGTGGTTTACTCTACCTTCTAACCTTAATACATCGTCCTTTTGACGCAAGAATGGCATTTAAAACGTTGTGCTAGCACAGTTATAGTAATCAGCAGGGACGGGTTGTGTTTTATTGGAAGCTATTTTAGAACTCTGCCAGTAGATAGGGAGATTTCAGTTAGACCTTCAGTGGGATATGCTGACGGCATGTCACTTAAGTCTGCCCAGATTACAGCTAATCTTTAGAGAGGAAAGTGTCAGGTGCCATCTACCCATTTATACTCTTAGATGGTGACAGTCAGCAGTGCACTTTTTACTCAAAGGCCACTAAATCCATAGGGAGGCTGAGACTGGAAATACAGTTCCCAGTTAAGGAAAAATTAAGGGGGTAAAAAGGATTTACTTTTCCAGGAGGTTTCACACAGTACTAGATCACCTAACAGCAATGCAGCATAAACTCCTACATACCTCTTCTAACATTGTTCCAAAGGTGGTCTTTGCTTGCACACCTCTCGAAGGCCTCTGGTAACTTCACGTGTCCTGAACAGATGTACCAAAACAGGATACCAAATGCATAAACATCCACCGAGTTATCATATTTCCCTGTGGCAAATGAGCAAACGGGTTTGATCAACAAGACTAATGAATGTCTCCAGATTTGAAaccaatataaaataaaaaggtacaAAACTAATCTGAGTGTTTGCATCACAGCCTGGTGTGTGTTATTGAACAGCATGAAACCAACTTAAGGCCTCTACTCCTTCACAGACTTACACGCAGAACAGTCCTATTAAAGCCCATGAGACTACTTACAGTCTACAGAAGGTAAGCAGATGCTTAAGTCTTTTCAGGATCAGAACCTAGCATGTTAACTATGAACACTTATTAAATCAGGAGCATCTGCTTGTTACCCTTTGAAGTACACACAAACAGGTTTGCTGTGATCAGTCTATCTTAAAAGATGCTGTTCCTGGTAACATGTTTGTGCTGCACCTAACACGATGGGGTTCTGATCCTGACTGAGCCCTCTAGGaactactgtaaaaaaaaaaaaggcttaaattaaagcaaagggggcaggggggagagggataaatttaaaaaggaaaaaatagtttgtgtTAGAATCATAATGCCGAGAGTCAAATTTTGAGTCAAGACTTATTTCATCTTGAGGATGGGAAATAAGCCTAAGTGTTGTCTCCAACTCTGAGTTTCCCCAACTTTTTGCATTAAAAACTTCTTCTACAATTTGTATGAAACCCTTTATCAGACCCTGAAAATACAGCTAAccttttttaaatggtttgtacCAGAGAGACTAAATACCTCCAATAGCCCTTCCAATGTATTAATTTGTTATTGACTTCTGTAGGTCATATGAATCCCACAGTAACCACTCTTCTCAAAGGAAAAAAGAATGGAGATCATCACCACTTAGACCGAAAATACAGGAAGGTGAAGTTAAATACACGACACACGCAACTGAAGTCTACCACAGTTTTGACTAGGTTTTCCCCCTCAAGAGTTAAAAGGCATAGTACAGCGTTTTGGGCCTTCGGGACTGGAGCTGCAGACAGTCAATAGGAGATGCCATTCACCACCTCACCTGTAAAGAGCTCAGGAGCCATATGGATGGGTGTCCCAACAATACTGCCAGACATCATGGCCTCAGGCTTGCAGAATCCCAGGTCCGTGATTTTGGCACGATTCTTTTTGTCAAGCTGTAGAGCCATCCATACATTAGGTGATGGTTAATCATGCTTTCAACCCTATTATTGGCTTTTTCATATTAAAAGCCACTTTACAAAATGTATTCGTGTTTGAATTGTTGGGAGTTTGTATGTTATTCTGAATTACTGACTGCTATACACTCTCTTACTGTCCTAACTAACATTACAAGTTTCTACATCTTTATTAACCAGGAGGTATGGTCTAGCAGTGTGAGAACAGGACTGGGAACCAGAAAGTCCTAAATCTAATCCCAGCTGTGACAAACTATCCTCACACAAGTCACTATCCCccttgcaaaataataataatgcttctaCAGCTCACAGGGACCTAGTAACCCTGATATTTGTAGTGAGTGTGGAGAGTTCATGAAGAGCGCTATCAAAGTGAAACGCATTTGTTCGTAAGTCTTCTTACAGAAACATCTAAGTGAATAAGGccattattttatttactgtCTATGCTATGAACAATTTATTAGTTCCCTTTGGCAGTGgagagaaaaaggcttttaagtGTAAAAAGATTTCCCTTACCAATACATTTTTAAGTTTGATGTCCCGATGAACAAGCCCCTGACTGTGCAGAAACCGGATCCCTTCAACTACATCCAGAGCAATCTGCAATCGTGTCTCCAGTATCAGCCCAGCCTGAGGAAGAGGCACACACAGGATGATTTACTAATCCTACAAATGTAAGTTATTTCATAATTGTAAGATTTCCTTGTCCTTCCCGGTAAATGCTATCTAGCTACTAAGTGACCCTTTAACACATGCACAGAGCTCCTGCCAGAGCCATGGGTGAATGCCAGGCAATGGAATGGACTTGGCATGAGCTGCTTTTGTTGCCAAGATCCTGGTACATTAGTTACACTAGGTTCTGAACATGGTATCTGCTTATCCTAGTCTGTTTAGTTCTTTTGCTCAGTAATGAAACATGCGGTCATGATCCCACTATTTACTCCCAAAGTGGCTATTAAACTGCTTGATGGAGTCAGCCAAGGCTGCAGGCAACAAGATGAAAGGGATGGATGGGCCAACAGCAAAAAGGCCACATGTCTTCTGAAAGTAAGGTATCCAAGATGTTCCAAGTTGTCAGCTGCTAAAGATCAAGCGATGCAGCATCTCTTATGCCACCTTTACCAATATAGGCCAGATCAAAACACAGTAAAGTAGTCTCAGCCACATTGAAGCATTATGTAACTATTACAGTAATGCAACTATAAGATCTTCAGAAAGATCTTGATTTTAGATCACTACCCCAAGAAGTCATGTTTCCTTTCACTTCTACAGCACAAaatctagttttttttaattcctataTTTTATACCTTTGTGTGTTTAAATCAAACTAAGTTTTGTCTGTTCTACTGCTGTATGACACAGGGCACACCATCCCAGCTTTGTGCTGTTTACAACAGTTTGAAGCACCAACTGTTCAACTGGGTTTGTCAAGCAAAAAAGTGTTCTTCACTTTCTGGTCCAAATAGTCTAGCATCACTGTTCTGTtagacagctgctgtgttccaccccacaGGTGGCTGTGCTTCAGTTTGGCTGCATCGATGAAGTGATTCTCCAAAAATTTTCTCTGGCCTGAGAGGGATTTTGGAAGTGTAAGGTGCTATAGGACATAGTCGCAAAGAGCAACCTGAAAAGTCACCTGAACAGAACCTCTCACATAAAAGCTGAGAGTTGTACCTTGGGAAATTCAAGTACTGATTCCATCTAGCATTTGAGCCTTCAGCTAATGACTTCTCTTTTAGGGGACTTTCACTATCAGACACACTGGCAGTATGGTAGCCTGTGTAAAATAGGCCAACACAGCTTCTTCTACTTAAAATGGCCATTTGCAGGCCTGAATTCTCAGCTACACTAAAAGTCGCTTTACACCTTTCCAGCTGTATAAGAGGGCCTTCATATAAAGGATAATTGGATCTATAATGTTTTAGGAGCTTCCATAATTAAAAGTGGGTCTAGTTATGTCAAGAGTTCTCCAAGAATGTGCTCAGATGTATTTTTATGGTTGTTCCATAGCCCACATTTTTCAGATCAAGGATACTGTCCACTTTAACATTTAGGTTCCTGACTGTTTGAATCACAGACCAGAACTAGCTAAAGCTACATTTTACATGCAAACACAAAAATTTGCAGCAGTCAGTTAAGCAATTTGCCATTCTAAGTACTCTGAGTGCTGCCGAGACTGTATATGGATGCATGACATGCCTTCCATGTATTGCTAAACACATACTTGCTCCAACTAAATTCAGTTATAAATATATTGAGGAAAATGACACCAGAAAGTGGTAAACAGACCAGTAACTTTCTTCTACACCAGTTTATGAGTTCAGTTGGTGCTTCCAGCCACTCTTCCTTCTCACCCTTAGTCCTGTATAGAGATCTCTGTGCAACCTTTCCATTATCAGTAGGACAGCAATGCTGGAACCTCCTCCATAGCCGTAATCTATAACGGAGCCATGGAGATCTACCAGTCGCTCATGCTTTGGTAAAGACCTGGAGAAACAAAATCAGCACAATAGACAGACAATGTGACTATATTCCCCTAGACTACAATTCTGCCcagttccccctcctgccctcttaaATCAAGCCTAGTCTCCTTATAAGACAGCCAACATCTGGGCTCTTAACAAGTGTAGCAGGGTAAGAGAGGAGATGACTGACAATGCTATCACCATTCTGGCTACAGCAAAGGACAGATCACTGAGTCAGTGTGTTGTAACAGGAGGTCTGcactgcagcagaggcagctctaTACAGAGAAGGCTGGTTATGTTTCCTACATTGTGGTCCCACTGTCATTTTATTCAGTGAATGCAGAATCGCACACTTTGGGCAGAAAGAGTGCTCAGTACTAGATGAAGGGAGAGTCAGTACATTAGATACCAAGGCCAGAACAGTGAGAAGCGTGCAACACCATGCAATACTAACTTTGGGCTTTTattggaggaagcagcagggaacGGGAGTATTTCAGACACAAGAGAATCAGCTCTGGGGAGAGATGAGGAAGGGCAGCATGTGAGCTTTGCACTGTCTTATCTATTCTACAAGTAGCATTGACAGTTATCTAGTCCTCACTCAAAGTTGTGCAGCATTTAGTGGCAATCCTCAGCACTGACCAAGTCACTGGGAGTGGTAAGGAACTACGTTGGACCAAAGTCTCTCTGCCTCAAGCAATGTAAGCCAGCCTGCGTAGCTACTGGAATCTAACCAGGTTCAGCTGGCATTTGCAAATCAGTGGAGAGTTTACCAATACACACCTCATATAGTGAAACTCAAGTGCAAggtcattccagtgcttctcatCTGGAGGGACGACTGATTTGAGTGCACATGGGAAATGGCCCCCCCAACTATCACACAAGTATACCACTCCATACTGCCCTCGGCCCAGCTCACGGCCTAGCTTCGGTTTACCTGCAAACACACAGCAATGTGTCAGTTTGATCAGAAGTAAAGTTTCTGTGTTCTCCCCCTCTAGCATAAGTATCTGGCTATGATGATGCCATGAACAACTAGTATTTCACATTCAGGGGGTGGTAGGTGAGTCCTTCTTGAAATCAGGTAGTTTAAATTGTTAGGTCAGTGCTGGACTGGAACTGGTATAGGCCACAATATTCATCTGCAGAACAAGTAACAGCCCTGTAAAAGCTCTCTCTGGACTCTTCTGCAGGAGAGACTCACCCTCATATGTTGAGGTACCAAAGAGGAAAAAGGGGAGTTCTATCTTCATTGCTCATTCGATCCTTTGTCTAATCTGAGACTGCCAACATGGGAGACATCTAGCAACAGTCTGCAAGTGAACAGGACTCATTCCAGCTAGCAGCATACAAGCCACATAACCCTCAGACAAGCTTTTTGGTCAGTACCCACAAAGTCTGGATTTGATCCCATAACCATAGAGGTTGAACCTTCCATATCCTATTATCAATTCTATGAATCGTCCCAGGGAGTCTTTCAGAGGATTTAAGACTAAGTCTTCAAAACAAATCTCTGCGCCTTTATCGAGCCTTCCTAAAAGTTCTTGTTATGCCCACAAATTTGTAGTaaagtttctctttttaaaagtgagCACAGCATTGAAGTATATTTGACTTAAACAATTAGGCTTGCAAAGAGTTCTCTAATTTACACCTCCCCCCATAGACCTCTCCCAGTTTTGGATCTACAAACTAATTGTTTTCAGCTATCCTACTGCCTCCGATCAGCCTTCCCACAAAGTCCTATACTAGAAGATGAGTGAGGTTTTTCCCTTTTATAGTCCTGCAGGATTAAAAGCAACCATACCCAATGCTTCAACTTAGTTGGCACGTGTCAATTAGAAGCAAAGCCCAAAGAAAACTAGTGTTCCAGCCAACACTATTCTTGTATAATAATCTACAGCTAGATGAGGAGTCCCCCTTGCCCTtgctcccccaacccctgcagaGCAGGACAGAACTAATCCAAAACACCCTCCCAAGAGGGTCTGGCAAGAAGATCAAGTATAGGTGCTCACCGTGTAACAACACATCCTGCAGAGACCTGCTCTCCAGCGAGAGGCGGGCTAGCCGAGGGGCATGTTCTTTCCGCACCTTCAGCCAAAGGTCTTCCGTTTTCTCCAGCCTGCCTGAATGGCCAGCCTCTAGCTACCAAGACAGAAGGCCAGAGATAGTATGTGTAGAGTCATTCTACATGGTCACATGCCTCACACAGAAGCTAAAAGGTGAAAGCAAGGTAAGACACTGGAGCATATGGGGTCCCATTTTCAAGATGGGTCATTTCGTTAGGGTACCCACTTCATTGCAGGGAGGGCTCCAAGTTAGTTTGGAGCCCTAAGCATCACAAGCCAGAGTGTCTCCCACTATTAGGCAATACTTCCACACTGAAGAGGATGGCAACGGGCTGACTATTCTGCCTCACCCTTTGGCCATCTCACTTGTGACAGTTCTGGTTTCCTGGAGCAGCAGTATACAGAAACCCCAATTTGTTTCTCCTTATGGTGCTCTGCATTTGCACTGCCCACCTCACAGCCTCACACCTACCTGTCGCAGAGAGGCTGCAAAAGCCTCATGAGAGCTGTTTAGCCTGGTCCGGAATTGGCTGCAGATGCTCTTCGCCAGCTTGGAGGCGCTGAGGCTCTCAATGGCATCCTGAGCTACTTTCCGCTTCCACTCCATCGTGATAGCAGGTGGGCTGACCCAGGTAATCCGCTGAATTATCTAACAGAACAGGATTAAACCAATTAAACTGAAGGGCCAAATCTTGCCCTCAGGCCTCATATGCTACTTACTTCTTTTGAAAACTTAAGAGTTGATCTGAGGGCAGAATCAGATTCAGAAAGAAGAGCAAgtatggttctttgagatgtgttgcccaCACAGCTTTTACTCTTGACATGCAGGTGCCCTATGTGCACAAGTCCAGTTTCTTTTCAAACAGCAGTGTTTCACTGGGGCCAAATCTGCAGTCCAAGCACCCCATGGTCGCTGTAGCtaagcaggcagggccagctgcaCCTGTACTCCATTCCTTCCAACAGGGATCCCCTAGGAGCAGGACTCCAATCAtcagggaaggagagtgggtcaTGGCATCTTTGTGgtcaacacatcttgaagaatcacagttactatacaagcagcaaagaatcctgtggcaccttacagactaacagacattttggtgtatgagctttcgtgggtgaatacccacttcgtcagatgcatgtgacatgacatgcacccgatgaagtgggtcttcacccacgaaacctcatgctccaaaacgtctgttagtctgtaaggtgccacaggattctttgctgcttttacagatccagactaacacggctacccctctgatatttgacagtTACTGTACATAACTATTCAAGTTATTGTCCACAAAGATTCCACACTTCGGTGACTAAAAAGCAGTTCAGTGTCTTTTGAAGCAAGTCGGTCACTTGCTGGGGGAGCTCCCCTGTACCAACCAGCCTATCATCCATTACAGATGCACCTTAATACCTTGCCTTCAGGTAGGAAACTACCACAGCGAGGTCTTAGGTGAACACTATTGGGATGCTGAGACACCAAAGGGTAGAACTCTGCTGATAGTACAGATGTTCCTGCCAGGAATCCATGAGCTGGAAGGATTAAGATGGGAAAATACGTATCTTGAAGGTCAAGAGCAGTTAGCCAGTCCATGGGATCCAAAAAGGAGATTATAAAGTCTAGGGTAACCATGCAGAATTTGAAGcaatggcttaaaaaaaaaagaagaagaaaagtgttGTCTCCCAACTTTGCAATTAGGATGCAGTAGGAATGAAGTCCCCTGCCCCTGAACTCTGTGGGGGTGTGAACTTCCTCTACCTCTCCTATTTACATGAAGCAAAAAGTGGATGCTCTCAGCCTTTGATGAGAAAGGCCCCTGAAGAGGGACTTGGGGGATAAAAACAGCTTGAGCCTGTATGGGATACCCCTTGCTGACTGGACTATCAAGACTCACAAGTCCTTGGTTATCCCATCCCAGGCTTTCTGGAAGCAGGATAGGCTGTTGTCAAAGAGACGCCTGGAGGaaggaggaactgagggaggtttgcccaaacacaaaaaacaaatgaaacaccATTTTTGCTTGAAGCCCCACATTGTGGGGCAGACTCAGTAAAATCACTACCCCTTCCTCAGCTGCTCTAAAGTCAGTAGCTGTGGATAGTATTGAGACTAGTTTCAGTCTGTATCATGGTAGCTTcctctctggggctggggcatACAGACCCAAGAATCTCAAGGTGGCTTTGGAGTCTTTTAGGAAATTAAGTTCCTCATCCATTTCACTTAAGCTTGTTGCCCTCAAATGGGAGGGCTGATGGTGACTTGGACTTCCAGTGGATTTCCTGATGCCTGAAGCAGTGAACCTGGCTGCTGCAGCCGATGCAACAAATGCTGCTTGAAGTGTCATTCAGGCAGTGAACTGGCCTTTATAAGGGATTTTGATTCCTTGTGCTGGCCCTTCAGGAGTCTGTCCATAAGAATGGAAAGTGTCTCATAACAGAAAGTCCTCTGGCAGCAGCACCTGATCATTTGCCACTCATATCTGAAGGCTTGCTGAGGGGTATACCTTCTTCCTGAAATAGATCTCAGTTATTGGGGTCTTTATCCAAAGGGCTAGACTTGGACTGGCTTTGGTGCCTCAACTTTCCATGAGCTACCTGCGCTATAAAgggagtcccaggggtagggTGTTGGTAAAATAGTCAAACTCTTTCACAGGCACCTGGTATCCAAACAGCCTCTTTTGATGTTGCTGCAACTGCGGCCAATGTATGCCAAGTCAAGTTGTCAGTCACCAGTAAGCATGGCCAGTcgcactgcagaggaaggctgcaGGACATTCGGAAGACACGCAGTATGCGCCTGGATGACTTCCAGTGGAACATCCAGGGTCTCCACCACTTTTAGCAAGGTATTGGAAGGGTTTTAAGCTCATCCACAGAAGTAGTGAAGGGGGGCTTAACTACTTCAATCTGCAGATGGAGATGGACACAGGCTGAAATGTCTGGAGAGTAGTAATCTCCACTgtattccctctcaccttccaTAAGCTGACACAGACTGGAGAGAAGCTGGAGACTGCTTCTTTGATGAGAGGGGTCTGGCTCTGGAGAAAGTGGATGAAGCTGACTTCCTAGAACAGAGGTTCACTTGTAGGGAGACCAGTACTACCATGGCTGGTACGGACAGTGAGGATGACAAATGAGTGGGTACCAGGAGGGCTGCTCTGCATCCTTGATGATCTTTCAGTGCCTCTCAGATTCTTTCCTGAACTCTGCCACATCTCCACTGCTCTGAAGCACAATAGGCACTGGGAGTGCCAGTCATCCACAGGAACAACAAGTGAAGGATGGGCAGACCTTGAACCCCAATGACTTGGGTCTGCCCTTGTACGGGTCGATCTATACAAGGAAGAGATTCCTTGTGTAAAAGAAACCTTCTCACTACTCTGTTTAAGATTAAGTAACTAAAGCCAATTGGCAAAGAAAACCTAACACTAGACAAAGACCAAAATTTCCCTCACTACAatagaggaaaaaaagaatgtACTAGTTGCATAAAGAGTTAGGAACACCCATACAGGAACCACAATGGGCAGTAAGAAGAAACTAATTGCAGGtggctgctgccccccaccccttatGCCTTCCATTATGAGGAACAAGAAGGTACTCCAGGCACAGGCACAGTCCCAAAAAATCCAATCTCATGCACAAAGAGCGAAATCTGTATAGACACTCACTCAATGAATAATAGTGGTTTGCCTTAACACTTGTAACTAGCAACTGTAAAGTCAATTCTTTGCTTTGTGAAGCATCCAACACACTTTTAGGGGCACATTATTAATTTGCACATTTATGGTTTGTAAAAAGTAATAAGATTCTGCAGAACCTTCTGCAGACAAGCAGATGTTATTAATATTTAGTATCAAAGTTTCATAAGCAATCCCTGCAGCATTTATAATCCAAACATTCCATCGTTCTAGTATGCAAAAGTCAGGGGTGATGGTAACTAATCTATTCTACAGTCCAAGCAGAAAGGAATGTAGAAAATTTGTACCTGTTTGATCTGTTCCCACAGCATTCTGGTTACTGATGAGCCTGAGTGAAAAGTGACTTCAACGTGATAGGCTGCATTTAGTATCTAGAGTGAGGAGAGGGGGGGGAAATTAGCAAAGTAAGAACTGACTTGTTTAATTCTGATTCTGTATGGAAAACTGACCTAGAACAAATAAGAGCACTGGTCCTGCAAATCTTGTATCTTGCCTCTGGCAATGGTCTATATTGGATGTTGCAGAGGCCCCCAGCCTACCTGACCAGACTACTCTGTGTATTTAATCCTTACTACACCCTTACATAGATTGGTAATTATCgccattttacagactgggaaaccgagtgagaggttaagtgacttggcaGCAATCATACAGCAAGCCTGAGAAGAGAACCGATGATTCCCCAATTCTATCCCCTCTTCTCTAGCCACTACATCTGTTCCTCAAAGGTTTCTGCTTCCttctattgattttaatagggCTTGTACATTATAGCCTTGCCCAACTCCTCCTTGTCTTTTAGTGCTGCTCTCTTATTCTATCAAGATAAAGTCAAGTCTTGTGGTGACAGTCCAACAAAATTCTTTGTAAAAAAGTAATGCTATGAAAATTTTCAGCAACTGGTTGAGCTACCATACCTGTTTGAGATAATTGCTCGTGACATGTACTGAAACATCCTGAGACTTCTCCAGACTCTTCAGGCATCTCTCCAGCGTCCCCACAAAGCTTTCACGCAGATAATCTACGGAGCTTATCAATTTGTTGGCAACTGCTTGGTTTAACCGAGAAATGATCAGTTCCTGGATTTGCTTAATACAACATTTAATGTCCTTGGAACTCACAGGCTCCCCATTCTCAGGGATTATGATGTCtgtaggaaggaaggaaagtttTGTACAGATACAGCACAAAGGCATTACAATTGTACTATTAGCTGTCAAACATGACATGCTGCTGAACTGTGTGTTTTGCAAAGCTGCTACAGCACAAGCTTATTCCAGCACTTGTCTGGACAGTTTCTGCTCACTCTCCATCCCTTCTAACACTATTTAATTATCTTGAGTTTTGACCTCTAGGTCCTGTTCAAGCTATTGGACAAACTGCTGATAACAATGGTTTGTGAAAGAAAGGTAGTTGAAACAATGTGAACAGGGCCCTCACACTGCTCCCAAGGGAGCGTTATAGTAAGATTAAAAGACTGTGACAGACTGTGGGGAgggctttggttttgttttattggggggagggggggaaggggcagggaggaaagaagagatGTTCTGAAGTATTATGATTAGCACTGTTCTTTCAAAATCACTGGTCATGAAAGGGCCCTGTTAGCAGCCACTACGTTAAACAGTTACCTTGGTTTCAGCCATAACTTGGTTGGGATAGTCATGATTTCTGCAGAGTCTTTATAAAAAGAAGATTAATACCTCTAAAGACC carries:
- the DSTYK gene encoding dual serine/threonine and tyrosine protein kinase isoform X2 yields the protein MLLGEKLLPTTKISSEENCKRRRIRFTHGTQTRISLALPGQYELVHMLAAHQGQWDTIPEEDLEIHGDDEDPAHQIAELEVTLPYLLLKEVDIVVAPCRGFQSAEVILGEYVNHVLPVITFAISEAKLSASDENELREIQEKFSLPVFFCKVPESEAELISPKKAENEKSFLYCQLMDLDYLSTNHCSCGAPSSDAKAQSMLVEQFEKFRLLSTFSRQVLQKHLVDVATILNMVHCRCLDIFINQAFDMQRDLQITPKRLEYTRKKENELYESLMGIANRKQEEMKDMIIETLNNMKEELLEDAANMEFKDIIIPENGEPVSSKDIKCCIKQIQELIISRLNQAVANKLISSVDYLRESFVGTLERCLKSLEKSQDVSVHVTSNYLKQILNAAYHVEVTFHSGSSVTRMLWEQIKQIIQRITWVSPPAITMEWKRKVAQDAIESLSASKLAKSICSQFRTRLNSSHEAFAASLRQLEAGHSGRLEKTEDLWLKVRKEHAPRLARLSLESRSLQDVLLHGKPKLGRELGRGQYGVVYLCDSWGGHFPCALKSVVPPDEKHWNDLALEFHYMRSLPKHERLVDLHGSVIDYGYGGGSSIAVLLIMERLHRDLYTGLRAGLILETRLQIALDVVEGIRFLHSQGLVHRDIKLKNVLLDKKNRAKITDLGFCKPEAMMSGSIVGTPIHMAPELFTGKYDNSVDVYAFGILFWYICSGHVKLPEAFERCASKDHLWNNVRRGVRPERLSAFDEECWQLMEACWDGDPSQRPLLGIVQPMLQRIMDRLCKSSFEQSNKGLDDST